One window from the genome of Paraneptunicella aestuarii encodes:
- a CDS encoding thioesterase II family protein, with protein sequence MFIQHPAVTKIVKETPVSPKVRVIAFPFAGSNGNVFLPWKEHLGEHVEVLAYTPPGRAGRFQDGLINSMEKLVQDAWQHMGKYLDKPYILFGHSLGSLIAYEFMLKAQKYGFPAPIHFISSARKAPHLPSMENWTGLSDKDFIEHLDDLGGLHPDIAAVPELLDLLLPVLRADIEVVETYQPTSKEPNSTLATIFGGEDDDRVPLNDLQVWQEYFQAPININMVDAGHFYLDSHAKELTGFINKVALEAS encoded by the coding sequence ATGTTTATTCAACATCCAGCAGTTACCAAGATAGTAAAGGAAACCCCGGTTTCACCCAAAGTGAGAGTGATTGCCTTTCCTTTCGCTGGAAGTAATGGGAATGTATTTCTACCGTGGAAGGAACATCTGGGAGAGCACGTTGAAGTGCTCGCCTATACCCCACCAGGTAGAGCTGGACGTTTTCAAGATGGCCTGATTAACAGTATGGAAAAGCTGGTACAAGATGCATGGCAGCATATGGGTAAATATCTAGATAAGCCTTATATTTTGTTTGGGCATAGTCTGGGCTCGTTGATTGCCTACGAGTTTATGCTGAAAGCACAAAAATATGGCTTCCCTGCCCCGATTCACTTTATTTCGTCAGCAAGAAAAGCGCCGCATCTTCCATCAATGGAGAATTGGACTGGACTTTCTGATAAAGATTTTATTGAACACTTGGATGATTTAGGTGGATTACATCCTGATATCGCCGCAGTTCCGGAGTTATTAGACTTGCTTCTTCCTGTTCTTAGAGCCGATATTGAAGTAGTCGAAACTTATCAACCTACATCGAAAGAACCTAACTCTACACTGGCTACGATTTTTGGTGGCGAAGATGATGATAGAGTGCCGTTAAACGATTTGCAGGTATGGCAAGAGTATTTTCAAGCTCCGATAAATATCAACATGGTTGATGCAGGCCACTTTTATCTTGATAGCCACGCCAAAGAACTCACAGGGTTTATTAACAAGGTTGCACTGGAAGCAAGCTAA
- the asnS gene encoding asparagine--tRNA ligase — protein MAHATVADVLAGQYAVGETVVVKGWVRTRRDSKAGLSFVAVHDGSCFDPVQVIALNNLNNYDDIQKLTTGCSVSVTGTIKESEGQGQALEVDATAIEVLGWVENPDTYPMAAKRHSIEYLREHAHLRPRTNIIGAVTRVRNCLSQAIHRFFHERGYYWISTPIITASDTEGAGEMFRVSTLDMMNLPHTEQGNVDYSQDFFGKETFLTVSGQLNVESYCCAMSKVYTFGPTFRAENSNTSRHLAEFWMIEPEVAFADLADIAQLAEDMLKYVFKAVLEERADDMNFFADRVNKDAIARLQKVVDQDFVRMDYTDAIEILKNSGKKFEFPVEWGIDLASEHERFLAEEHVGAPIIMQNYPKDIKAFYMRMNDDNKTVACLDVLAPGIGEIIGGSQREERLDKLDKRMQEMDLNPEDYGWYRDLRRYGTVPHSGFGLGFERLVAYVTGVQNVRDVIPFPRAAGSANY, from the coding sequence ATGGCTCATGCCACAGTGGCTGACGTACTGGCCGGACAATATGCCGTAGGCGAAACAGTCGTAGTTAAAGGATGGGTAAGAACCCGTCGTGATTCTAAAGCAGGTCTTTCTTTTGTTGCCGTGCATGACGGTAGCTGTTTTGACCCTGTACAAGTCATTGCCCTTAATAATCTGAATAATTACGACGACATTCAAAAGTTGACAACCGGATGCTCGGTTTCCGTAACTGGTACTATTAAAGAATCCGAAGGCCAGGGTCAAGCTTTGGAAGTGGATGCCACGGCCATTGAGGTTCTGGGTTGGGTTGAAAACCCGGACACCTACCCTATGGCAGCAAAACGCCATAGCATTGAATATTTGCGTGAACATGCACATTTGCGTCCACGTACCAATATTATTGGTGCGGTTACTCGTGTGCGTAACTGTTTGTCTCAGGCGATCCACCGTTTCTTCCATGAGCGTGGTTATTACTGGATCAGCACGCCGATTATCACCGCCAGCGACACTGAAGGTGCAGGTGAAATGTTCCGTGTTTCAACGCTGGATATGATGAATCTTCCTCATACTGAGCAAGGTAACGTGGATTATTCTCAGGATTTTTTCGGTAAAGAAACCTTCTTAACGGTATCAGGGCAGCTTAACGTTGAAAGTTACTGCTGTGCCATGTCGAAGGTATATACCTTTGGCCCGACGTTTAGAGCAGAAAACTCCAACACCAGCCGTCATTTGGCTGAGTTCTGGATGATCGAGCCTGAAGTCGCTTTTGCTGACTTGGCTGATATCGCTCAATTAGCTGAAGATATGTTGAAGTACGTATTCAAAGCGGTATTGGAAGAACGTGCTGATGACATGAACTTTTTTGCAGATCGCGTCAACAAGGACGCAATTGCACGTTTGCAAAAAGTAGTTGATCAAGATTTCGTGCGTATGGATTACACCGACGCCATTGAAATACTGAAAAACAGCGGTAAAAAGTTTGAGTTCCCTGTTGAATGGGGTATTGATTTGGCGTCTGAACATGAGCGCTTCCTGGCTGAAGAACACGTTGGCGCACCGATTATCATGCAAAACTATCCGAAAGATATTAAGGCTTTCTATATGCGCATGAACGACGACAATAAGACCGTTGCTTGCTTAGACGTATTAGCGCCGGGTATCGGTGAAATTATCGGTGGTTCACAGCGTGAAGAGCGTTTGGACAAATTAGACAAGCGTATGCAGGAAATGGATTTAAATCCGGAAGATTATGGCTGGTATCGAGATCTACGCCGTTATGGCACAGTGCCTCACTCTGGATTTGGTTTAGGCTTTGAGCGCTTGGTTGCTTATGTCACTGGCGTACAAAACGTTCGTGATGTCATTCCATTCCCTCGAGCTGCTGGTAGCGCTAACTATTAA
- the bioA gene encoding adenosylmethionine--8-amino-7-oxononanoate transaminase, with the protein MDIQFDQQHIWHPYTSAVNPLPCYPVSHAEGVHIYLDNGTKLVDGMSSWWAAIHGYNHPELNKAAKAQLEKVSHVMFGGLTHEPAIQLCKTLVEWSPEGLERVFLADSGSVAVEVAMKMAVQYWACQGSSNKYKFIAPRNGYHGDTFAAMSVCDPVNGMHTLFQNVLPKQIFAPAPQTRFGALWNEDEMLELDELLQRHHHEVAAVILEPVVQGAGGMRFYHPNYLKRCRQLCDQYNVLLIADEIATGFGRSGELFACDHADISPDIMCLGKAITGGYMTLAATLCTEDVAMGVCQGDPGVFMHGPTFMGNPLACSVANASMALLETGQWRSQVQSIESQLREELAVCKALDNVADVRVLGAIGVVETKQAYDVGTLQKHFIQQGAWIRPFGKLIYLMPPYVIEKEQLSILTQAIFNTLKQMS; encoded by the coding sequence ATGGATATTCAATTCGATCAACAACACATCTGGCACCCTTATACTTCGGCAGTCAACCCACTTCCCTGCTATCCGGTTTCTCATGCTGAAGGGGTACATATTTATTTAGACAACGGAACAAAGCTGGTCGATGGCATGTCGTCCTGGTGGGCAGCAATTCATGGTTATAACCATCCTGAATTAAATAAAGCAGCCAAAGCTCAGTTAGAAAAAGTGTCTCACGTTATGTTTGGCGGCCTAACCCATGAGCCCGCAATTCAGTTATGTAAAACGCTGGTTGAGTGGAGCCCGGAAGGATTAGAGCGCGTGTTTTTGGCAGACTCAGGCTCTGTCGCTGTTGAAGTTGCCATGAAAATGGCGGTGCAATACTGGGCTTGCCAAGGCAGTTCAAACAAGTACAAGTTTATCGCGCCCAGAAATGGTTATCACGGTGATACCTTTGCAGCGATGTCGGTATGTGACCCCGTAAACGGTATGCATACTCTGTTTCAAAATGTCTTGCCCAAACAAATCTTCGCCCCAGCGCCCCAAACTCGGTTCGGTGCCTTATGGAATGAAGATGAGATGCTGGAACTGGATGAATTGCTGCAACGTCATCATCACGAAGTCGCCGCCGTGATTTTAGAGCCCGTGGTTCAAGGTGCTGGGGGAATGCGCTTTTATCATCCGAATTATTTAAAGCGCTGCCGTCAGCTTTGTGACCAGTACAATGTGTTGTTGATTGCTGATGAAATCGCCACAGGGTTTGGTCGTTCAGGTGAATTATTTGCCTGTGATCATGCCGATATCAGCCCTGATATTATGTGCCTGGGTAAAGCGATTACGGGCGGTTACATGACACTCGCCGCAACACTGTGTACAGAAGATGTGGCGATGGGTGTGTGCCAAGGCGATCCCGGTGTATTTATGCATGGCCCTACGTTTATGGGCAATCCACTTGCTTGCTCAGTCGCCAACGCCAGCATGGCTCTTTTAGAAACCGGACAATGGCGTTCTCAGGTTCAGAGCATCGAATCTCAGTTACGAGAAGAGCTTGCCGTTTGCAAAGCGTTGGATAATGTTGCAGATGTAAGAGTGCTGGGCGCTATTGGGGTGGTTGAAACCAAACAGGCATACGATGTAGGCACTTTGCAGAAACACTTTATTCAACAAGGCGCGTGGATCCGTCCCTTTGGTAAGTTGATCTATTTAATGCCCCCCTATGTTATTGAAAAAGAACAGTTATCCATCTTAACTCAAGCTATCTTCAATACCTTAAAGCAGATGTCGTGA
- the bioB gene encoding biotin synthase BioB has product MSATIRHDWTVEEVNRLYDKPFNDLLFEAQTIHRQHFNPNEVQVSTLLSIKTGACPEDCKYCPQSARYDTGLERERLMEVEKVLESARDAKKVGSTRFCMGAAWRNPKDRDMPYVIKMIEGVKAMGLETCMTLGMLTREQALQLKQAGLDYYNHNLDTSPEFYGDVITTRTYQDRLDTLQNVRDAGMNICSGGIVGMGESVSDRSGLLVQLANLEQHPESVPINMLVRVIGTPLDSEQDVDPFEFIRTIAIARIMMPKSYVRLSAGREEMSEQTQALCFMAGANSIFYGCKLLTTSNPDTDEDVQLFRKLGIKPERARDYSDEAHQSMLMDAVREKAEESLFYEAVS; this is encoded by the coding sequence ATGTCTGCCACAATTCGTCATGATTGGACCGTTGAAGAAGTTAACCGCTTGTATGACAAGCCCTTTAATGATTTGTTGTTTGAGGCTCAGACAATACACCGTCAGCACTTCAACCCTAACGAAGTTCAGGTAAGCACGCTGCTTTCCATTAAAACTGGTGCATGCCCAGAGGACTGTAAATATTGTCCTCAGAGCGCACGTTACGATACCGGGCTTGAGCGCGAACGCTTAATGGAAGTGGAAAAAGTGCTTGAGAGTGCGCGCGACGCCAAAAAAGTAGGTTCCACTCGCTTTTGCATGGGGGCTGCATGGCGTAATCCTAAAGATCGCGACATGCCTTATGTCATTAAGATGATCGAAGGTGTTAAAGCCATGGGGCTGGAAACCTGCATGACATTGGGTATGTTAACCCGCGAACAAGCGTTGCAGCTTAAGCAGGCTGGCCTTGATTATTACAATCACAACCTGGATACCTCGCCAGAATTCTATGGTGACGTGATCACAACCCGTACTTATCAGGATCGTTTGGACACATTGCAAAATGTGCGCGATGCCGGCATGAACATCTGCTCTGGTGGCATTGTGGGCATGGGGGAGAGTGTCTCGGATCGTTCAGGTTTGCTAGTACAGCTTGCTAATTTGGAACAACATCCTGAAAGTGTGCCAATTAATATGTTGGTGCGCGTTATCGGTACGCCATTAGACAGTGAGCAAGACGTTGATCCTTTTGAGTTTATTCGAACTATCGCCATTGCGCGCATTATGATGCCGAAATCCTATGTGCGCTTGTCTGCGGGTCGTGAAGAAATGAGTGAGCAAACCCAGGCTTTATGCTTTATGGCGGGTGCGAACTCCATCTTCTACGGATGCAAGCTGCTCACTACTTCCAACCCTGATACTGACGAAGATGTTCAACTGTTCCGCAAGTTAGGGATCAAGCCAGAACGTGCTCGTGATTATTCTGACGAAGCGCATCAGTCCATGTTAATGGATGCGGTACGTGAAAAAGCGGAAGAATCCTTATTTTACGAGGCGGTGAGCTAA
- a CDS encoding aminotransferase class I/II-fold pyridoxal phosphate-dependent enzyme: MPFEFLSQALLEREQQGLLRREHVVQAYQQQYVTIAGRRYINFSSNDYLGLAQTPFNTSTQVGGSGGSPVVTGYSKQHQELCEYLAAQLNREAVLLMNSGFAANATLCQSLFSQSGSQSPVKGNLVVDKLAHASIIDGALASHANFSRFRHNDMDHLHSLLAKNNNEGDTLIMSEGVFSMDGDQAPISELVRISQQHSAWLSLDDAHGFGVLGQNGMGTVEANALSQSELPVLMATFGKAIGTGGAFIAGSQTLIDYLRNFARHYVYSTAFSPMQAAHTLANIKLCQQEHWRREKLQNNIRLFKRLMQDAQLEVLSSDTAIQPVLIGCPKLALKVADELRQSGFWVTAIRTPTVPKKTDRIRITLTTLHEEQDIQHLVFAFAEVMERNKEERSQL; this comes from the coding sequence ATGCCATTTGAATTTTTGTCCCAAGCCTTGCTTGAGCGTGAACAGCAAGGCTTATTGCGTCGCGAACACGTTGTGCAAGCGTACCAGCAGCAGTATGTCACTATTGCAGGTCGTCGCTATATCAACTTTTCCAGCAATGATTATTTGGGATTAGCGCAAACACCTTTTAATACATCCACTCAAGTTGGCGGAAGTGGTGGTTCGCCTGTTGTCACGGGTTATTCAAAACAGCATCAAGAGCTCTGTGAATACCTTGCTGCTCAGTTAAACCGGGAAGCGGTGTTATTGATGAATTCCGGTTTTGCGGCTAATGCGACCTTGTGCCAGTCGCTTTTTAGCCAGTCAGGAAGCCAGTCACCAGTAAAAGGAAATTTAGTCGTCGATAAGTTGGCTCATGCGTCCATTATTGACGGGGCGTTGGCAAGTCACGCTAACTTCTCTCGTTTTCGCCATAACGATATGGATCACCTGCACTCGCTATTAGCTAAAAATAATAATGAAGGCGATACGCTTATTATGTCTGAAGGCGTGTTTAGCATGGATGGTGATCAAGCGCCAATCAGCGAACTGGTACGCATTAGCCAACAACATTCGGCCTGGTTATCGCTGGATGATGCTCATGGTTTTGGGGTATTAGGGCAAAATGGCATGGGAACCGTTGAAGCCAATGCCTTGTCGCAAAGTGAACTTCCGGTCTTGATGGCCACTTTTGGTAAAGCGATTGGCACTGGCGGCGCATTTATTGCGGGTAGCCAGACCTTAATTGATTATCTAAGAAACTTTGCTCGTCATTATGTTTACAGTACGGCGTTTTCGCCCATGCAGGCGGCACATACGTTAGCGAATATTAAACTCTGCCAGCAAGAACACTGGCGAAGAGAAAAGCTGCAAAACAACATCCGGTTATTTAAACGCTTAATGCAAGATGCACAATTAGAGGTTTTGTCTTCTGATACAGCGATTCAACCCGTGTTAATCGGGTGTCCAAAACTAGCGCTAAAGGTTGCTGATGAATTGCGGCAATCAGGCTTTTGGGTTACAGCTATCCGCACACCAACAGTACCTAAAAAGACAGACCGAATTCGCATTACGCTTACGACCTTACATGAAGAACAAGATATACAGCATTTGGTTTTCGCTTTCGCAGAGGTAATGGAGCGGAATAAAGAGGAAAGGAGCCAATTATGA
- a CDS encoding methyltransferase domain-containing protein, with translation MIAEQALKQRIARQFSLAAMRYDDKADVQDSIAKDALCLLPNKKVSRMLDVGCGTGRVTRWLTEFSEQVLGVDLSHGMLNYARKHYGEPHIHWLTGDADALPLANASVDGVFSSMALQWSAAPSLFLGELHRVCVPTSQLVLAIMTDGSLFELQECWQQVDKHRHVNQFCSAEQLIEAAYQAGFEGSYHTRSYCTWHSSAIEAMHSIKDVGAGVVKRKDKKSLGKKQLSLLELQYQRQFQSDGKLPLTYQVCFLELTR, from the coding sequence ATGATTGCTGAGCAAGCATTAAAACAACGTATTGCCCGACAATTTAGTTTGGCTGCTATGCGATATGATGATAAAGCCGATGTGCAAGATAGTATCGCTAAAGACGCTTTATGCCTGTTACCGAACAAGAAAGTCTCTCGCATGTTGGATGTGGGCTGTGGAACCGGGCGCGTTACTCGTTGGCTAACAGAGTTTTCTGAACAAGTGCTGGGCGTGGATCTGTCTCATGGCATGTTAAACTATGCTCGCAAACACTACGGTGAACCTCATATTCACTGGCTGACAGGAGATGCAGATGCATTGCCTCTTGCTAATGCTTCTGTGGATGGCGTGTTTTCATCAATGGCATTGCAATGGAGTGCGGCTCCTTCATTGTTTTTAGGTGAGTTACACCGGGTTTGCGTTCCCACAAGTCAATTGGTTCTGGCGATTATGACCGATGGCTCACTGTTTGAATTGCAAGAATGTTGGCAGCAGGTTGATAAGCATCGGCATGTAAATCAATTTTGCTCTGCTGAACAACTTATCGAAGCGGCTTATCAAGCGGGGTTTGAAGGTTCTTACCATACTCGTTCTTATTGCACCTGGCATTCCAGTGCCATTGAAGCGATGCATTCAATTAAAGATGTGGGAGCGGGTGTTGTTAAACGAAAGGACAAAAAATCCTTGGGCAAGAAACAGTTATCTCTATTAGAATTGCAATATCAAAGGCAATTTCAATCTGACGGGAAGTTGCCTCTTACCTACCAAGTTTGTTTTCTGGAATTAACACGATGA
- the bioD gene encoding dethiobiotin synthase: MKQLFITGTDTGVGKTFIARTLLDYIKCRDTSSIGFKPIASGCEETPEGLRNEDALALHAESTIQLDYNEVNPYAFKEAIAPHLAAQLAGQSLSVAAITDAYLSLKLKEPDLLLVEGAGGWRLPLGNGEFMSDFVQQQAMPVLLVVGMRLGCLNHARLTAEAIERDGLHIAGWVANQIDHDMPYKEENVATLKELIDAPYLGHLPLVSKPSEAWPYLDFTPLFRVE, from the coding sequence ATGAAGCAACTCTTTATCACTGGCACCGATACGGGTGTTGGTAAGACTTTTATTGCTCGTACTTTGTTGGATTACATCAAATGTCGCGACACATCTAGTATTGGTTTTAAGCCTATCGCCTCGGGGTGTGAAGAAACGCCTGAGGGATTACGTAACGAAGATGCTTTGGCACTTCATGCCGAAAGCACTATTCAGCTTGATTACAACGAAGTGAACCCTTATGCCTTTAAGGAAGCAATTGCGCCGCATTTGGCGGCTCAATTAGCCGGGCAGAGCTTAAGCGTGGCAGCTATTACCGACGCTTATTTAAGCCTGAAATTAAAAGAGCCTGATTTATTGTTGGTGGAAGGTGCCGGAGGTTGGCGTTTGCCATTGGGTAATGGTGAATTTATGTCTGACTTTGTTCAGCAACAAGCCATGCCTGTTCTGTTGGTTGTAGGGATGCGATTAGGTTGCTTGAATCATGCTCGACTGACAGCCGAAGCGATTGAGCGTGATGGATTACACATTGCTGGCTGGGTCGCGAATCAAATTGATCACGATATGCCCTATAAAGAAGAAAATGTGGCGACTTTGAAAGAGCTGATTGATGCGCCTTATCTGGGGCATTTACCTTTGGTGAGTAAGCCTTCGGAAGCTTGGCCTTATCTGGATTTTACTCCTCTCTTTAGAGTTGAGTAG
- the pepE gene encoding dipeptidase PepE: MKLLLLSSSRAGQSGYLETAREAIYQHTSQCKNIVFIPYAGVTINHDEYTAMVQNALPELSIRGIHTWEKPLSAIREADAIFIGGGNTFNLLYSLYRYDLVDAIKEKVQDGALYVGWSAGSNVAGKTIRTTNDMPIIEPPSFTALNLVPFQINPHFTNYQPPGHNGETRTDRLNEFMILNPDTPVLAIPEGTGLLVEQGKYEIIGEGESYVFQNGEQITVSDQAHLQALLP; this comes from the coding sequence ATGAAACTTCTTTTATTAAGCAGCTCTCGAGCAGGTCAGTCAGGTTATCTTGAAACAGCGAGAGAGGCGATTTACCAGCATACTTCCCAGTGCAAAAATATCGTCTTTATTCCCTATGCAGGGGTGACTATTAACCACGATGAATATACCGCAATGGTGCAAAATGCATTGCCTGAATTATCCATTCGAGGCATTCATACCTGGGAAAAGCCCCTTTCCGCTATTCGTGAAGCGGATGCCATTTTTATTGGTGGCGGCAATACCTTTAATCTTCTTTACAGCTTGTATCGCTATGATCTTGTCGATGCGATTAAAGAAAAAGTGCAAGACGGTGCGTTATATGTTGGCTGGAGCGCGGGCTCTAATGTTGCGGGTAAAACCATTCGAACAACCAATGATATGCCGATTATTGAGCCGCCCAGTTTTACCGCGTTAAATCTGGTGCCTTTCCAAATTAACCCTCATTTCACCAATTATCAGCCTCCGGGTCATAACGGTGAAACACGAACGGATCGTTTGAATGAGTTTATGATACTCAACCCCGACACGCCGGTACTGGCTATTCCCGAAGGAACTGGTTTACTGGTTGAACAAGGTAAGTATGAGATTATCGGTGAAGGTGAAAGTTATGTTTTCCAGAATGGAGAACAAATCACGGTGAGCGATCAAGCGCATTTGCAGGCTTTGCTGCCATAA
- a CDS encoding DNA/RNA non-specific endonuclease produces MKKIITLILLSLSAYASASTHCGSFGCPTGAPSNNTVVERSIYILSNNRTTKFADWTAYKVTPSTIDGPSRSRTWKADPAISSSYTLEPEDYTDANAVLKTDRGHQVPLASFSNTATWADTNYLSNITPQSSNLNQGPWVNLENAVRNYVRTGQSVYVVTGPLYEWYFGTLPQANESHTIPSGYFKAIMTISGSGWVEASAFIMEQNSGRYDNYCAKEVTINEVEARAGLNIMPSLPSYKESSVEGQTGGLRSELGC; encoded by the coding sequence ATGAAAAAAATAATAACGTTAATACTTCTCTCTCTCTCAGCCTACGCCAGCGCCAGCACTCATTGCGGTTCATTCGGCTGCCCAACAGGTGCTCCGTCGAACAATACCGTTGTTGAGCGTTCTATCTATATTCTAAGCAATAATAGAACGACCAAGTTTGCAGACTGGACAGCTTATAAGGTAACGCCAAGCACTATTGATGGCCCTAGCCGTTCACGTACCTGGAAAGCTGACCCAGCCATTAGCAGTAGCTACACTCTCGAACCGGAAGACTATACTGATGCCAACGCAGTGCTAAAAACAGACCGTGGCCATCAGGTTCCACTTGCCAGTTTCAGCAATACTGCAACCTGGGCAGATACAAACTACCTATCAAACATTACGCCTCAATCCTCAAACCTCAACCAAGGCCCTTGGGTGAATTTGGAAAACGCGGTTCGTAACTATGTGCGTACTGGTCAAAGTGTATATGTGGTAACAGGCCCTTTGTACGAGTGGTATTTTGGTACTCTGCCGCAAGCAAACGAAAGCCACACCATTCCTTCAGGTTACTTTAAAGCAATCATGACCATATCGGGTTCTGGTTGGGTTGAAGCTTCTGCTTTCATCATGGAGCAAAACAGCGGTCGTTATGACAACTACTGTGCAAAAGAAGTAACGATCAACGAAGTAGAAGCACGTGCAGGTTTAAACATTATGCCAAGCTTACCTTCTTATAAAGAATCCTCAGTTGAAGGCCAAACGGGTGGTTTACGCAGTGAGTTAGGTTGCTAA
- a CDS encoding MerR family transcriptional regulator has product MYTIGQISKRFGLSRSTLLYYDSIGLLSPSGRSQANYRLYSEQDLQRMQKVALFRDAGLPLESIIQLFEQPESEVVEALETQLQRINDEMNRLRNQQRNILNMLESKTGLLNARSLNKEQWVSLLAASGMNENDMLNWHVEFEHLSPQAHQDFLESLGIEQNEIEKIRHTSQIKRDKQA; this is encoded by the coding sequence ATGTACACCATTGGTCAAATCTCCAAACGCTTTGGTTTATCTCGTAGCACCCTGCTCTATTATGATTCAATCGGCTTGCTAAGCCCCAGTGGGCGGAGTCAGGCCAATTATCGCCTGTATTCAGAACAGGATTTGCAACGCATGCAAAAAGTCGCTTTGTTTCGTGATGCCGGTTTGCCTTTAGAATCAATCATTCAATTATTTGAGCAACCCGAATCGGAAGTGGTTGAAGCATTAGAAACTCAACTACAACGTATTAACGACGAAATGAATCGCTTGCGTAATCAGCAACGTAACATTCTAAATATGCTGGAAAGCAAAACGGGCTTACTGAATGCGCGTTCTTTGAATAAAGAACAATGGGTTTCTCTGTTGGCGGCTTCCGGTATGAATGAAAACGATATGCTCAATTGGCATGTTGAGTTTGAACACCTGTCCCCCCAAGCTCATCAAGACTTCCTTGAATCACTAGGCATAGAGCAAAATGAGATAGAAAAAATTCGCCATACATCTCAAATAAAAAGAGATAAACAAGCCTAA
- a CDS encoding MAPEG family protein, whose product MTSVIYAVLSTALIIWLSANVINLRQKHQIALGDGGNAELQAARTAHANAIEYIPIALLMLFALEYNHGHLLLIHGCGIAFMLGRVIHARSILSASLKKRKQGMVLTFLSLMALSALNLIYLPWGQFLP is encoded by the coding sequence ATGACATCCGTTATTTATGCCGTGCTCTCTACTGCGCTTATCATCTGGTTATCTGCCAATGTAATTAACTTACGTCAAAAACATCAAATTGCACTGGGTGATGGGGGTAATGCAGAATTGCAGGCTGCGCGCACAGCCCACGCCAATGCCATAGAGTACATTCCTATCGCTTTATTAATGCTGTTTGCGTTGGAATATAATCACGGGCACCTACTTCTTATTCACGGCTGCGGCATTGCCTTTATGCTCGGAAGAGTCATTCATGCGCGTTCAATTCTGTCTGCGTCGTTGAAGAAGAGAAAACAAGGCATGGTGCTGACATTTTTATCGCTGATGGCATTAAGTGCGCTTAATCTGATTTACCTGCCCTGGGGTCAGTTTTTACCATAA
- a CDS encoding MarC family protein encodes MINPLGSVPLYISMTESFSPQLSRRVAIKASATAFFALVLFGSLGEWIFEFFGISVSGLKVAGGILFFLMGYEMLRGKTVPKRQEQETEHEYGSDIAIAPLGIPMIAGPGGITMAILFYKEATDIVAKGEIIIALFIVSVLTALTFIYGRQLMSLLGSSGSKVMMRVMGLIVMLIAVEFFFAGITPYVHKIMTTVPTA; translated from the coding sequence ATGATTAACCCATTGGGTAGCGTGCCGCTCTATATTTCAATGACGGAATCTTTTTCGCCACAATTGAGCCGAAGAGTCGCTATTAAAGCCTCTGCCACAGCCTTTTTCGCTCTGGTTCTGTTTGGTTCTTTGGGGGAATGGATTTTTGAATTCTTTGGTATTTCGGTCAGTGGTTTAAAAGTAGCCGGTGGCATTCTGTTTTTCCTGATGGGCTATGAAATGCTGCGAGGCAAAACCGTTCCCAAGCGTCAAGAACAAGAAACCGAGCATGAATACGGCAGCGATATCGCCATTGCGCCTTTAGGTATTCCCATGATCGCAGGCCCCGGCGGTATCACTATGGCAATTCTGTTTTATAAAGAAGCCACCGATATAGTCGCTAAAGGTGAAATCATAATTGCCTTGTTCATCGTATCGGTACTCACCGCATTAACCTTTATTTATGGCAGACAGCTTATGTCATTATTAGGCTCTAGCGGCAGTAAGGTGATGATGCGTGTAATGGGTTTGATTGTGATGTTGATTGCGGTTGAGTTTTTCTTCGCAGGCATTACGCCTTATGTGCATAAAATTATGACGACGGTTCCAACCGCCTGA